The following proteins are encoded in a genomic region of Spirosoma sp. SC4-14:
- a CDS encoding FtsL-like putative cell division protein — protein MAKNTFREPERVAKQKKQRRRIRMASWLNDFIGLDRLFGEDNAWPIRHIDRILWVTFLLVVYIGLNHNAERLVRRIHRTKNQVDELRSQATVLRADFDKSGKQSELIKRVSALGLTDSQNPPHKIVVKTNEH, from the coding sequence ATGGCTAAAAATACATTTCGTGAACCCGAACGGGTCGCTAAGCAAAAAAAGCAACGGCGCCGAATTCGGATGGCGTCGTGGCTCAATGATTTCATTGGGCTCGACCGGCTATTTGGCGAAGACAATGCGTGGCCAATTCGGCACATCGACCGTATTTTATGGGTTACCTTTTTGCTGGTTGTCTATATTGGGTTGAATCATAACGCCGAACGCCTTGTTCGACGAATCCACCGCACCAAAAATCAGGTCGACGAGCTTCGGTCGCAGGCAACCGTTCTGCGGGCCGATTTCGATAAAAGTGGTAAACAATCGGAGCTTATTAAACGGGTGTCTGCTCTGGGCCTAACCGATAGCCAGAACCCTCCTCATAAAATCGTTGTGAAGACCAATGAACATTAA